From Amphiprion ocellaris isolate individual 3 ecotype Okinawa chromosome 2, ASM2253959v1, whole genome shotgun sequence, a single genomic window includes:
- the LOC118469823 gene encoding zinc finger CCHC domain-containing protein 12-like gives MDVIESQSIKVPNSILISGLTGTQVDEELVEFLQEYGSISRTVQVDSSDPDFQNTTIVEFQFGTAIKALQGKLPCQRPTCDPRVTHTIQLLSPLYSTKLSSGITQTYLANLKGVAKLSGTDYEQILLKELSNIQKSTDGEEAVLSEEPSPDADGVAPVSPDQTQAHQVTPTPQPATKSNLYASTAAKSPVPLLSPEQIQTPEVQRVIVEHIVKSSDLSQTYPSPSKLKLFSGKSPCPNMEVDYETWHSNVEFYLADSSIPERQVVRKMIESLLPPAANIVKHLGPLSSPHDFLSLLDSAYGTVDDVDELFAKFLNTNQNAGENPSAYLHRLQTTLSKVLKGGGIPASDFDRQLLKQFCRGCWNNSLISSLQLEQKKCSPPPFSELLLLLRTEEDKQAAKSNRMKQHLGLTKLKVQSNPLNVYPDVDMAATSDDTTHTVTNKLQKQIAQLQEQLTSLRASLGESVPKRSNTALPKPKKSKPSETKTESRPQWSESVSKNNKKPRAWYCFNCGDDGHIATSCTSEPNPDAVETKRKALRAKQKAWEEQARPTLN, from the coding sequence ATGGATGTCATTGAGTCTCAGAGTATTAAGGTACCCAACTCCATTTTAATTAGTGGATTAACTGGTACACAAGTAGATGAGGAACTAGTTGAGTTTTTGCAGGAATATGGTTCAATTTCCAGGACAGTACAAGTTGATAGTTCTGACCCTGACTTTCAAAACACGACTATAGTTGAGTTTCAGTTTGGCACAGCTATTAAAGCACTCCAAGGCAAATTGCCATGCCAAAGACCTACATGTGACCCTCGTGTTACTCACACAATTCAGCTTTTATCCCCACTGTATAGTACTAAGCTATCTTCAGGGATAACTCAGACTTACCTAGCTAACTTAAAAGGTGTTGCAAAACTGAGTGGCACAGACTATGAACAGATACTACTCAAAGAGTTAAGCAACATACAGAAATCCACCGACGGTGAAGAGGCAGTTCTTTCTGAGGAGCCTTCTCCTGATGCAGATGGGGTAGCACCTGTGTCACCAGATCAAACCCAGGCCCACCAAGTTACTCCTACCCCCCAGCCTGCCACAAAATCGAACCTTTATGCCTCGACTGCTGCTAAGAGCCCAGTTCCCCTCTTGTCACCTGAGCAGATTCAGACACCTGAAGTCCAAAGGGTGATAGTTGAACACATTGTCAAAAGCAGTGATTTGTCTCAGACTTACCCAAGCCCCTCTAAGCTCAAGCTCTTCTCTGGAAAAAGCCCCTGTCCTAACATGGAAGTTGACTATGAAACCTGGCACAGTAATGTGGAGTTTTATCTTGCTGACTCTTCCATCCCTGAAAGACAGGTTGTCAGGAAAATGATAGAAAGTCTCTTACCACCAGCTGCCAACATTGTCAAGCATCTGGGTCCCCTTTCTAGCCCCCACGATTTTCTGAGTCTCCTTGATTCAGCCTATGGGACTGTTGATGATGTTGATGAACTATTTGCAAAGTTCCTCAACACAAATCAAAACGCAGGTGAAAATCCTTCAGCCTACTTGCATCGCTTACAGACCACACTGAGTAAAGTTTTGAAGGGTGGTGGTATTCCAGCTAGTGATTTTGACCGTCAGCTGCTTAAACAGTTTTGTAGAGGATGTTGGAACAACAGCTTAATTAGCAGTCTCCAACTTGAGCAAAAGAAATGCAGTCCACCCCCATTTTCCGAACTATTGCTCTTACTGAGAACTGAGGAGGATAAGCAAGCTGCTAAGTCCAACCGCATGAAGCAACATTTGGGCCTCACAAAATTAAAGGTGCAGTCCAACCCCCTAAATGTGTACCCAGACGTAGATATGGCAGCTACTTCAGATGACACGACTCACACAGTGACAAATAAATTACAGAAGCAAATTGCACAACTCCAAGAACAGCTCACATCCCTGAGAGCTTCACTTGGTGAGTCTGTACCCAAACGGTCTAACACAGCACTACCAAAACCCAAGAAAAGTAAGCCCAGTGAAACCAAAACAGAGAGCCGCCCACAATGGAGTGAAAGTGTaagcaaaaataacaagaaaccCCGTGCATGGTACTGCTTTAATTGCGGTGATGATGGGCATATAGCCACCTCATGCACTAGCGAGCCCAATCCTGATGCTGTTGAGACCAAACGAAAGGCATTAAGAGCCAAGCAAAAGGCCTGGGAAGAACAGGCTAGACCAACTTTAAACTAA